The genomic DNA CTCGGTCGTCTGCGTCGGCGTCGCGACCTGGCGCTTCCTGCGCAAGGACGTCACCAGTTAGCCCGGGACCACCGATCTCCACCCGGGCGGCGAATCGCCCGGTGCGGCATCGTCTGGCATGATGGTCGCTGCACTTGTGCTGGTCGGCGCCCTCTCATCGTCGTCCGGCTCGGGTCCCTCGGGCCCTGATGGACGCGAACCCACCGCGTCGTCCGGGCTCACCCACCTCGTGGCCGACGCAGGAGCGCCCGGTCGCGTACACATACAGGAGTTCCCACACACGTGGCTGTCAAGATCCGTCTGAAGCGCCTCGGCAAGATCCGGTCGCCGCACTACCGCATCGTCGTCGCCGACTCGCGCACCAAGCGCGACGGTCGTGCGATCGAGGAGATCGGCAAGTACCACCCCAAGAACGACCCGTCGGTCATCGAGGTCGACTCCGAGCGCGCGCAGTACTGGCTCTCCGTCGGCGCCCAGCCGTCCGAGGCCGTCGTCGCCATCTTCAAGCGCACCGGCGACTGGCAGAAGTTCTCCGGCGACACCTCGCCCTCGGGCGTCGAGCCGCAGAAGGAGAAGCCGAACAAGCTCGACCTCTTCAACGCCGCCCTCGCCGAGGCCGGCTCCGAGCCCCGCGGCGCGGCGGTCACCAAGTCGGGCCGCTCGTCCGACGCCAAGGTCGAGGGCACCCCGGCCGAGGCGCAGCAGGCCGCTGACGCCGGTGCGGCCGCGGCCTCGACCAGCGCCTCCTGATGCTGTCCGAGGCGCTCGAGCACCTCGTGCGGGGCATCGTCACCCACCCCGACGACGTCTCGGTCCGGGACAAGGACCAGCGGCGTGGCCGGATGCTCGAGGTGCGCGTCAACCCCGAGGACATCGGCAAGGTGATCGGTCGCCAGGGCCGCACGGCGACCGCGCTGCGGACCGTCGTCGGGGCGCTGGCCGGCCGTGACCAGGTCCGCGTCGACTTCGTCGACGTCGACCGCCAGTCGCGCCGCCCGCGCGGCTGACGTCCGCGTCGACCGCGAGCACCGCATGACCCAGCAGCACCCCGAGGGCCCCGTCGCCCGCCCCGACCTTGTCGAGGTGGTCGTCGGGGCTCTCGGGCGTCCGCACGGCATCCGCGGCGACGTCGCCATCGACCTGCGGACCGACGAGCCGGAGCGGCGCTTCGTCGACGGGGCCGTGCTCCGCGTCGAGGGCTCCACGCGCGTGCTGACCGTCGAGTCGACCCGCTGGCACTCCGGCCGGCTGCTCGCGCGCTTCGAGGAGCTCCTCGACCGCACGGCCGTCGAGGGTGCCCGTGGGCTGGTGCTCGTGACCGACGTGCCGGCCGACGAGGTGCCCGAGGACGAGGGCGAGTACTACGACCGTCAGCTCGTCGGGCTCGCCGTCGAGACCACCGACGGCCGGCCGGTCGGGCGGGTGCGCGACGTGCTGCACCCCGGTCCGCAGGACCTGCTCGAGATCGAGACCGGTGCGGGCACCCGGCTGGTGCCCTTCGTCGAGGCGCTCGTCCCCGAGGTCGACCTGGCCGCCGGACGGGTCCTGGTCGTCGACGTGCCCGGGCTGCTCTCCGACCTGCCCGACGAGCCGGGACCGACCGGCACCTCCGCGTGACCCCCGCGCCCGCGCTGCGCGCCGACGTCGTCACGATCTTCCCGGACTACCTCGCCCCGCTGCGGCTGTCCCTCATCGGCCGGGCGGCCCGGACCGGCATCCTCGACCTGGCCGTGCACGACCTGCGCACCTGGACCCACGACCGGCACCGGACCGTCGACGACACCCCGTACGGCGGCGGCGCCGGCATGGTGATGAAGCCCGAGCCCTGGGGCGAGGCGCTCGACGCGCTGGTCCCGGCCGGTGCGGACCCGAGGCCGCGCCTCGTGGTGCCGACCCCCTCCGGGAGGCCGTTCACCCAGGCGGTGGCCGTCGAGCTCGCCGCCGAGCCGCACCTCGTCTTCGCCTGCGGGCGCTACGAGGGGATCGACTCCCGCGTCGCCGCGGACGCCGCGACACGGATGCGGGTCGACGAGGTGAGCATCGGCGACTACGTGCTCAACGGGGGCGAGGTCGCGGTCCTGGTCATGCTCGAGGCGGTCGTCCGGCTGCTGCCCGGCGTCGTGGGCAACCCGGCCTCGCTGACCGAGGAGTCCCACGCGGCGGAGCACGACGGGCTGCTCGAGGGACCGGTCTTCACCAAGCCGACCTCCTGGCGCGGTCTGGACGTGCCCCCGGTGCTGCTCTCCGGCGACCACGGCGCGATCGCGCGCTGGCGCCGCGAGCAGGCGCTCGAGCGCACCCGCCGCGTACGCCCGGAGCTGGCGCCGGCACCCCTGGAGGGGCGCGGGCTCGAGGGACTGACCGTCTCCACCGCCACCCCGGCCGACGCGGGAGAGATCCTCACGCTGCAGCGGGCGGCCTTCGTCGCCGAGGCCCGGATCAACGACTCCCTCGAGCTGCCCCCGCTCACCCAGACCCTCGAGGAGCTCGCCGCCTCGCTCCTGACGTCCGACACCGTCCTCGTCGTCCGGCAGGGGACGCGCATCGTGGCCACCGCGCGCGTGGCCGACCGCGCCGACGGCACCTGGTGGGTGAGCCGGCTGATGGTCGCGCCCGACCAGCAGGGCCGGGGCCTCGGCTCGGCGCTGCTGCGCCGGCTGCTCGAGGCGGTGCCACCCGGCGCCGCGGCGGAGCTCCTCACCGGTGCCGCGAGCCGACGGAACCTCGCCCTCTACCGACGCTTCGGCTTCCGCGTCGTCTCCGAGGGCGTCGACGAGGCCGGGGTCCCGGTCGTGACGCTGCGCCGGGAGCCGAAGGCCTGAGCCGGCGCCGGCCGGCGGGTCGGCTCAGTGCTCCTCGTACGCCTCGAGGACCGCGCGGCTGATCAACGCCGTCCCCGCCGCGTCCGGGTGGTCCCCGTCGTCGGCGAGCAGGCCGGTCGGGTCGTCGCTCCCGTCGCCCTTGAAGGGTGCGTAGAGGTCGACGAGCGTCGCCCGGTGCGCCGAGGCCACGGCGGTGATCGCCGCGTTCGCCTGTCGGGTGACCGTGTCGCTCCAGGCCAGGTAGCCCGAGCGCTCGGCGTGGCGCGCCACGTCACCGTCGG from Microlunatus sagamiharensis includes the following:
- the trmD gene encoding tRNA (guanosine(37)-N1)-methyltransferase TrmD — protein: MTPAPALRADVVTIFPDYLAPLRLSLIGRAARTGILDLAVHDLRTWTHDRHRTVDDTPYGGGAGMVMKPEPWGEALDALVPAGADPRPRLVVPTPSGRPFTQAVAVELAAEPHLVFACGRYEGIDSRVAADAATRMRVDEVSIGDYVLNGGEVAVLVMLEAVVRLLPGVVGNPASLTEESHAAEHDGLLEGPVFTKPTSWRGLDVPPVLLSGDHGAIARWRREQALERTRRVRPELAPAPLEGRGLEGLTVSTATPADAGEILTLQRAAFVAEARINDSLELPPLTQTLEELAASLLTSDTVLVVRQGTRIVATARVADRADGTWWVSRLMVAPDQQGRGLGSALLRRLLEAVPPGAAAELLTGAASRRNLALYRRFGFRVVSEGVDEAGVPVVTLRREPKA
- the rimM gene encoding ribosome maturation factor RimM (Essential for efficient processing of 16S rRNA), with protein sequence MTQQHPEGPVARPDLVEVVVGALGRPHGIRGDVAIDLRTDEPERRFVDGAVLRVEGSTRVLTVESTRWHSGRLLARFEELLDRTAVEGARGLVLVTDVPADEVPEDEGEYYDRQLVGLAVETTDGRPVGRVRDVLHPGPQDLLEIETGAGTRLVPFVEALVPEVDLAAGRVLVVDVPGLLSDLPDEPGPTGTSA
- a CDS encoding RNA-binding protein — translated: MLSEALEHLVRGIVTHPDDVSVRDKDQRRGRMLEVRVNPEDIGKVIGRQGRTATALRTVVGALAGRDQVRVDFVDVDRQSRRPRG
- the rpsP gene encoding 30S ribosomal protein S16, producing the protein MAVKIRLKRLGKIRSPHYRIVVADSRTKRDGRAIEEIGKYHPKNDPSVIEVDSERAQYWLSVGAQPSEAVVAIFKRTGDWQKFSGDTSPSGVEPQKEKPNKLDLFNAALAEAGSEPRGAAVTKSGRSSDAKVEGTPAEAQQAADAGAAAASTSAS